One segment of Polyodon spathula isolate WHYD16114869_AA chromosome 20, ASM1765450v1, whole genome shotgun sequence DNA contains the following:
- the LOC121295841 gene encoding transmembrane 9 superfamily member 2-like, with product MKRYRQSLLVFVYTILAANCSHSFYLPGLAPVSFCEEGKGTPNCKSVFELFVNRLDSVESVLPYEYDAFDFCQDAAERRPSENLGQVLFGERIESSPYKFVFMKEEKCKAVCKKTYDPSSADDKVKLSFLKKGIELNYQHHWIVDNMPVTWCYDVEDGQKYCNPGFPIGCYVTRDGRPKDACVINSEFNKRSTFYLFNHVDITITYHSGEGEGWEGARLVAAKLEPKSYKNTDEKNLNCESSSPMEISGDFNGKLDFLYTYSVHYVKDNRIKWASRWDYILESMPHTNIQWFSIMNSLVIVLFLSGMVAMIMLRTLHKDIARYNQVEQEEAQEESGWKQVHGDVFRPPRKGMLLSVFLGQGTQIFIMTFITLFLACLGFLSPANRGALMTCSVVLWVLLGTPAGYVSARMYKTFGGEKWKTNVLLTALLCPGVVFSDFFIMNLILWVKGSSATIPFGTLVAVLAMWFGISVPLTFLGAYFGFKKRSIEHPVRTNQIPRQIPEQSFFTKPLPGIVMGGILPFGCIFIQLFFILNSIWSHQMYYMFGFLFLIFLILLITCSEATILLCYFHLCAEDYHWWWRSFLTSGFTAVYLFVYAVHYFFSKLQITGAASTILYFGYTMIMVLIFFLFTGTIGFFACFWFVNKIYSVVKVD from the exons tccgtCTTTGAACTCTTTGTGAACAGACTGGACTCTGTAGAATCGGTGTTGCCTTATGAATACGATGC tttCGACTTCTGTCAAGACGCAGCTGAAAGGAGACCCTCAGAAAACCTGGGCCAGGTGCTGTTCGGGGAGAGAATTGAGTCTTCACCTTACAAG tttgtttttatgaaagaagaaaaatgcaaGGCGGTTTGCAAAAAAACATATGACCCCAGCAGTGCAGATGACAAGGTTAAGCTGTCTTTTCTCAAAAAGGGTATAGAACTCAATTATCAACACCACTG gatcGTTGATAACATGCCGGTCACTTGGTGTTATGATGTTGAAGACGGGCAAAAATACTGCAATCCCGGGTTCCCCATTGGGTGCTACGTGACTCGGGATGGTCGACCCAAAGATGCCTGCGTTATTAAC tccGAGTTCAATAAGAGGAGCACCTTCTACCTCTTCAATCATGTGGATATCACCATTACATACCACAGCGGGGAGGGGGAGGGCTGGGAAGGAGCACGGCTGGTGGCTGCAAAGCTGGAACCAAAGAG TTACAAGAACACTGATGAAAAGAATCTGAATTGTGAATCCAGTTCTCCAATGGAGATTTCTGGTGACTTCAATGGCAAATTGGATTTCTTGTACACCTACTCTGTTCACTATGTT AAAGACAATCGTATCAAATGGGCCTCCCGGTGGGACTATATTCTTGAATCCATGCCACACACCAATATTCAGTGGTTTAG TATAATGAACTCCTTGGTTATTGTGCTGTTCCTGTCTGGCATGGTGGCAATGATCATGCTGCGAACTCTGCATAAGGACATCGCCAGGTACAACCAAGTTGAACAG GAGGAGGCTCAGGAGGAGTCTGGGTGGAAGCAGGTGCACGGAGACGTCTTCAGGCCCCCAAGAAAGGGCATGCTGCTGTCTGTCTTCCTTGGCCAAGGCACCCAGATCTTCATAATGACCTTCATTACGCTGT TTTTGGCCTGTCTTGGTTTCCTGTCTCCTGCAAACCGGGGTGCTCTGATGACTTGTTCAGTGGTGCTGTGGGTTTTACTGGGGACGCCAGCAGGATACGTGTCCGCTCGGATGTATAAAA CGTTTGGAGGTGAAAAATGGAAGACCAATGTTCTGCTGACAGCACTCTTATGTCCAGG ggttgtgttttctgatttctTCATCATGAACCTGATTCTCTGGGTGAAAGGCTCTTCGGCCACCATCCCTTTCGGCACGCTGGTAGCGGTTCTGGCCATGTGGTTTGGCATCTCGGTGCCACTCACCTTTTTAGGGGCTTACTTTGGATTTAAAAAGAGA tcaaTTGAACACCCAGTGCGGACAAACCAGATTCCTCGTCAGATTCCAGAGCAGTCGTTCTTCACCAAGCCGCTGCCTGGCATCGTAATGGGAGGCATACTACCCTTCGGATGCATTTTTATTCAGCTGTTCTTCATTCTGAACAGCATCtg gTCCCACCAAATGTACTACATGTTTGGTTTCCTCTTTCTGATATTTCTAATTCTCCTCATCACCTGCTCGGAGGCTACTATCCTATTGTGCTACTTCCATCTCTGTGCAGAG gaCTATCACTGGTGGTGGAGGTCGTTCCTAACCAGCGGCTTCACAGCTGTTTACCTCTTTGTTTATGCAGTCCATTACTTCTTCTCCAAGCTACAGATCACAGGGGCGGCCAGTACTATCTTATACTTTGGATACACAATGATCATGGTCCTTATATTCTTCCTCTTTACAG gcaCAATTGGGTTTTTCGCATGCTTCTGGTTCGTAAACAAGATCTACAGCGTGGTCAAGGTGGACTGA
- the LOC121295386 gene encoding probable G-protein coupled receptor 101, with protein MRCIYLLFSYTMPSFFDPPRGYNSTPGRWDAGGAASLSSSLVNSVVKMALLSLIVCTSLFGNVVVLLVFQRKPQLLHVANRFVLNLLMADLFQTILVMPFAIVATVPDVWPLDRRLCQALVVLMHLFAFAGVNTIIVVSVDRYLAIIHPLSYPARMTPRRGNNLIACTWVLSVLQSSPPLYGWGAIDFDRRHHSCTLVWSASYSYSALVSMFSFWVPVCIMLGCYWMVFRAARRQNNLVHPVQATKHNHSTADNQQCQEQQQQQQQQQQPPPEGSVYPIRARHRRFHYHCKAAKVVFVIMSSYIFSMGPYSVLGMLSISPSAPVPPWIVSLALVLFFFQCCIHPYIYGYMHRSVRREFLALLCGSFCKQVRPLRSSGADSCFTVTAGRPTHAHGAAARICPLRTWEEGTTSSSPTEGMSKDSRKDTTSISFSSEKELNALPK; from the coding sequence ATgcgttgtatttatttactattcaGCTATACAATGCCCAGCTTTTTCGATCCCCCGCGTGGTTACAATTCCACTCCGGGCCGCTGGGATGCGGGTGGCGCGGCCTCTCTGTCCTCCTCGTTGGTGAACAGCGTGGTGAAGATGGCCCTGCTCTCCCTTATTGTCTGCACCTCCCTTTTCGGGAACGTGGTGGTGCTGCTGGTGTTCCAGCGCAAGCCCCAGCTCCTGCACGTGGCCAACCGCTTTGTGCTCAACCTGCTTATGGCAGACCTCTTCCAGACCATCCTGGTGATGCCCTTTGCGATTGTCGCCACGGTGCCAGATGTGTGGCCCCTGGACCGCCGGTTGTGTCAGGCTCTGGTGGTCCTTATGCACTTGTTCGCCTTCGCCGGGGTCAACACCATCATTGTGGTGTCTGTCGACAGGTACCTGGCCATCATCCACCCGCTCTCCTACCCGGCCAGGATGACCCCTCGCCGGGGGAACAACCTGATCGCCTGCACATGGGTCCTGAGCGTCCTGCAGAGCAGCCCGCCGCTCTACGGCTGGGGGGCTATCGACTTCGACCGGCGCCACCACTCCTGCACGCTCGTCTGGTCCGCCAGCTACTCCTACTCCGCCCTGGTATCCATGTTCTCCTTCTGGGTGCCCGTCTGCATCATGCTGGGCTGCTACTGGATGGTGTTCAGAGCTGCCAGGAGGCAGAACAACCTAGTTCACCCAGTGCAAGCTACCAAGCACAACCACAGTACTGCTGATAACCAGCAGTGCCaagagcaacagcagcagcagcagcagcagcagcagccaccccCGGAGGGCTCTGTCTACCCCATCAGGGCGCGCCACAGACGCTTCCATTATCACTGCAAAGCAGCCAAAGTGGTCTTTGTCATCATGTCTTCTTACATCTTCAGCATGGGCCCTTACAGCGTCCTCGGCATGCTCTCCATCAGCCCTAGCGCCCCCGTCCCACCCTGGATCGTCTCCCTGGCCCTCGTCTTGTTCTTTTTCCAGTGCTGTATCCACCCCTACATCTACGGCTACATGCACCGCAGCGTCCGCAGGGAGTTCCTGGCCCTGCTCTGCGGCTCCTTCTGCAAGCAGGTGCGACCGCTGCGCAGCTCCGGAGCGGACAGCTGCTTCACGGTGACCGCCGGGCGGCCGACACACGCCCACGGTGCGGCTGCCAGGATCTGCCCCCTGAGGACCTGGGAGGAGGGCACGACGTCGTCCTCCCCCACCGAGGGCATGTCCAAGGACAGCAGGAAGGACACGACCTCAATCAGCTTCAGCTCGGAAAAAGAACTGAACGCCCTGCCGAAGTGA